In Equus asinus isolate D_3611 breed Donkey chromosome 13, EquAss-T2T_v2, whole genome shotgun sequence, one DNA window encodes the following:
- the LOC106826279 gene encoding tubulin gamma-2 chain, with the protein MPREIITLQLGQCGNQIGFEFWKQLCAEHGISPEGIVEEFATEGTDRKDVFFYQADDEHYIPRAVLLDLEPRVIHSILNSPYAKLYNPENIYLSEHGGGAGNNWASGFSQGEKIHEDIFDIIDREADGSDSLEGFVLCHSIAGGTGSGLGSYLLERLNDRYPKKLVQTYSVFPNQDEMSDVVVQPYNSLLTLKRLTQNADCVVVLDNTALNRIATDRLHIQNPSFSQINQLVSTIMSASTTTLRYPGYMNNDLIGLIASLIPTPRLHFLMTGYTPLTTDQSVASVRKTTVLDVMRRLLQPKNVMVSTGRDRQTNHCYIAILNIIQGEVDPTQVHKSLQRIRERKLANFIPWGPASIQVALSRKSPYLPSAHRVSGLMMANHTSISSLFESSCQQYDKLRKREAFLEQFRKEDIFKENFDELDRSREVVQELIDEYHAATRPDYISWGTQEQ; encoded by the exons ATGCCCCGGGAGATCATCACCCTGCAGCTGGGCCAGTGCGGCAACCAGA TTGGGTTCGAGTTCTGGAAACAACTGTGCGCCGAGCATGGTATCAGCCCCGAGGGCATCGTGGAGGAGTTTGCCACCGAGGGCACTGACCGCAAGGACGTCTTTTTCTACCAG GCAGACGATGAGCACTACATCCCCAGGGCGGTGCTGCTGGACCTGGAGCCCCGGGTGATCCACTCCATCCTCAACTCCCCCTATGCCAAGCTCTACAACCCAGAGAACATCTACCTGTCGGAgcatggaggaggggctggcaacAACTGGGCCAGCGGATTCTCCCAG GGTGAGAAAATCCATGAAGACATTTTCGACATCATAGACCGAGAAGCAGATGGCAGTGACAGCCTAGAG GGCTTCGTGCTGTGTCATTCCATTGCTGGGGGGACAGGTTCTGGCCTGGGCTCCTATCTCTTGGAGCGACTGAATGACAG GTACCCCAAGAAACTGGTGCAGACGTACTCAGTGTTTCCTAATCAGGATGAGATGAGCGATGTGGTGGTCCAGCCCTACAATTCACTGCTCACACTCAAGAGGCTGACCCAGAATGCAGACTGTGTG GTGGTGCTGGACAACACAGCCCTGAACCGGATCGCCACAGACCGCCTCCACATCCAGAACCCCTCCTTCTCCCAGATCAACCAGCTG GTGTCCACCATCATGTCGGCCAGCACCACCACCCTGCGTTACCCTGGCTACATGAACAACGACCTCATCGGCCTCATTGCCTCGCTCATTCCCACACCGCGGCTCCACTTCCTCATGACCGGCTACACCCCCCTCACCACGGACCAGTCA GTGGCCAGCGTGAGGAAGACCACGGTCCTGGATGTCATGAGGCGGCTGCTGCAGCCCAAGAACGTGATGGTGTCCACAGGCCGAGATCGCCAGACCAACCACTGCTACATTGCCATCCTCAACATCATCCAGGGGGAGGTGGACCCCACCCAG GTCCACAAGAGCCTGCAGAGGATCCGGGAACGAAAGTTGGCCAACTTCATCCCCTGGGGCCCAGCCAGCATCCAGGTGGCCCTGTCAAGGAAGTCTCCCTACCTGCCCTCAGCCCATCGAGTCAGTGGGCTCATGATGGCCAACCACACCAGCATCTCCTCG CTCTTTGAAAGTTCCTGCCAGCAGTATGATAAGCTGCGGAAgcgggaagccttcctggagcaGTTCCGTAAGGAGGACATCTTTAAGGAGAACTTTGACGAGCTGGACAGGTCCAGGGAGGTTGTGCAGGAGCTCATAGATGAGTACCATGCAGCTACCCGGCCGGACTACATCTCCTGGGGCACCCAGGAGCAGTGA
- the PLEKHH3 gene encoding pleckstrin homology domain-containing family H member 3 isoform X2 yields MPLPGGLWWLLCCRRGFTLLHRDYGDGELSGDGDEDEDEETFELRTPSPAGGGRSPLDVTLTQPVRSGPVSDRLQSWEETRSLIPEKGPPEDDPDVVVKGWLYREPRGGGARPWLPPRRAWFVLTRDSLDQFSSSGKGARRLGSLVLTSLCSVTGPERRPKETGLWSVTVSGRKHSVRLCSPRQAEAERWAVALREVIASKAPLETPTQLLLRDIQESCGDPEAVALIYRRNPILRHTSGALYAPLLPLPYGVSAPGPGYAPLREEAVRLFLALQALEGARRPGPLMQGVLQTCRDLPALRDELFLQLAKQTSGPAGPPGPPATQDPAALRYWQLLTCMSCTFRPGGAVRGHLLGHLERTEQALPDSELAEFARFIRKALGRTRGRELVPSLAEISALSRRQELLCTVHCPGAGACPVAIDSHTTAGEVARELVGRLGLTRSRNAFALYEQRGAQERALAGGTLVADVLTRFENLAAEEAGLEDSPDSGWRLCLRLHGPLHPEGLSPDGHELPFLFEQAHALLLRGRPPPPDDTLRALAALRLQSLHRDFSPRAPLPRLDRLLPPSAPPREDSPRPVPRPAPSAALLAGAIWSPGLAKRQAERARRGGAGRTAGSPAREGGGGAGTAAAVLGGWKRLRGMGRAEAMAAYLALAAQCPGFGAARYDVLELSTEPGGGAPQKLCLGLGAKAMSFSRPGETEPIHSVSYGHVAACQLMGPHTLALRMGESQLLLQSPQVEEIMQLVNAYLANPSPERPCSSPSPPGQDLPGTSPRSQHPGLDEPQGQSGCLGQLQD; encoded by the exons ATGCCTCTCCCCGGGGGATTGTGGTGGCTCCTCTGCTGCCGTCGAGGCTTTACTCTTCTGCACCGGGACTACGGGGACGGCGAGCTTAGCGGGGACGGGGACGAGGACGAGGACGAGGAGACCTTTGAGCTACGGACCCCGAGTCCAGCGGGCGGCGGGAGG agccccctggacGTGACGCTGACGCAGCCTGTGAGGAGCGGGCCGGTCTCAGACAG gctgcagagctgggaggagacGCGGAGCCTCATCCCGGAGAAAGGGCCCCCAGAGGACGACCCGGACGTCGTCGTGAAAG GTTGGCTGTACCGCGAGCCCCGCGGAGGAGGGGCGCGGCCCTGGTTGCCTCCGCGCCGCGCCTGGTTCGTGCTCACCCGGGACTCCCTGGACCAGTTCAGCAGCAGCGGGAAGGGCGCGCGGCGCCTCGGGAGCCTCGTGCTCACCAGCCTGTGCTCCGTGACCGGCCCAGAGCGCAGGCCCAAGGAAACCG GGCTGTGGTCAGTGAccgtgtctggccggaagcacaGCGTTCGGCTCTGCTCCCCGCGCCAGGCCGAAGCAGAGCGCTGGGCGGTGGCGCTGCGCGAAGTGATCGCCTCCAAAGCGCCGCTGGAGACTCCCACCCAGCTGCTGCTCAGGGACATTCAG GAGAGTTGTGGGGACCCGGAGGCCGTGGCCCTTATTTACCGGCGGAACCCGATTCTGAGGCACACCAGCGGGGCTTTGTACGCCCCACTACTGCCCCTGCCCTATGGAGTCAGCGCGCCAG GTCCAGGCTATGCACCCTTGCGTGAGGAGGCGGTGCGGCTGTTCCTGGCGCTGCAGGCGCTGGAGGGGGCGCGGCGCCCCGGGCCCCTGATGCAGGGTGTGCTCCAGACCTGCCGGGACCTGCCCGCACTCCGCGACGAACTCTTCCTGCAGCTGGCTAAGCAGACCTCGGGCCCTGCGGGCCCCCCTGGACCCCCAGCTACCCAAGACCCCGCGGCCCTGCGGTACTGGCAGCTCCTCACTTGCATGAGCTGCACCTTCCGGCCTGGGGGAGCTGTACGGGGGCACCTCCTGGGTCATTTGGAGAG GACGGAGCAGGCGCTCCCGGACTCGGAACTGGCAGAATTCGCGCGCTTCATCCGGAAAGCGCTGGGCCGGACGCGCGGCCGGGAGCTGGTGCCGTCGCTGGCGGAGATTTCCGCGCTGAGCCGACGGCAGGAGCTGTTGTGCACCGTGCACTGTCCAGGGGCTGGTGCCTGCCCTGTGGCCATAGATTCCCACACCACGGCAGGGGAG GTTGCTCGGGAGCTGGTGGGGCGGCTGGGCTTGACCCGGAGCCGTAACGCGTTCGCACTGTACGAGCAGCGGGGGGCCCAGGAGCGAGCCCTGGCTGGGGGGACTCTCGTGGCCGACGTGCTCACCAGGTTTGAGAA TCTGGCCGCTGAGGAAGCCGGGCTGGAGGACTCGCCAGACTCGGGTTGGAGACTGTGTCTGCGTCTTCACGGACCTCTGCACCCTGAGGGGCTGTCCCCAGACGGTCACGAACTGCCTTTCCTCTTTGAGCAG GCTCACGCTCTGCTGTTGCGCGGCCGGCCGCCCCCGCCCGACGACACGCTGCGCGCCCTGGCGGCGCTCCGCCTGCAGAGCCTGCACCGGGACTTCTCCCCGCGGGCGCCCTTGCCGCGCCTGGACCGCTTGCTGCCGCCCTCGGCTCCGCCGCGTGAAGACTCTCCCCGTCCGGTCCCCAGGCCTGCCCCCTCCGCCGCCCTGCTGGCCGGGGCAATCTGGAGCCCGGGCCTGGCCAAGAGGCAGGCCGAGCGGGCCCGGCGCGGTGGGGCCGGCCGCACGGCGGGAAGCCCTGCCCGCGAGGGAGGAGGTGGCGCCGGCACGGCGGCTGCTGTGCTGGGCGGCTGGAAGCGACTACGGGGCATGGGCCGAGCTGAGGCCATGGCTGCCTACCTGGCTCTGGCGGCGCAGTGTCCAGGGTTCGGCGCTGCTCGGTATGACGTTCTGGAGCTGAGCACG GAGCCTGGTGGGGGCGCTCCACAGAAGCTATGCCTGGGCCTGGGTGCCAAGGCCATGTCCTTCTCGCGACCGGGTGAGACAGAGCCCATCCACAGTGTCAGCTATGGCCATGTGGCCGCCTGCCAGCTAATGGGACCCCACACCCTGGCATTGAGGATGGGAGAGAGCCAGCTCCTCCTGCAGAGTCCCCAG GTGGAAGAGATTATGCAGCTGGTGAATGCCTACTTGGCCAACCCCTCCCCGGAGAGGCCCTGCAGCAGCCCTTCTCCTCCAGGCCAAGACCTGCCAGGCACCTCCCCTCGCAGCCAGCACCCGGGCCTGGACGAGCCCCAGGGACAGTCTGGCTGTTTAGGGCAGCTGCAGGACTGA
- the PLEKHH3 gene encoding pleckstrin homology domain-containing family H member 3 isoform X1, which translates to MPLPGGLWWLLCCRRGFTLLHRDYGDGELSGDGDEDEDEETFELRTPSPAGGGRSPLDVTLTQPVRSGPVSDRLQSWEETRSLIPEKGPPEDDPDVVVKGWLYREPRGGGARPWLPPRRAWFVLTRDSLDQFSSSGKGARRLGSLVLTSLCSVTGPERRPKETGLWSVTVSGRKHSVRLCSPRQAEAERWAVALREVIASKAPLETPTQLLLRDIQESCGDPEAVALIYRRNPILRHTSGALYAPLLPLPYGVSAPGPGYAPLREEAVRLFLALQALEGARRPGPLMQGVLQTCRDLPALRDELFLQLAKQTSGPAGPPGPPATQDPAALRYWQLLTCMSCTFRPGGAVRGHLLGHLERTEQALPDSELAEFARFIRKALGRTRGRELVPSLAEISALSRRQELLCTVHCPGAGACPVAIDSHTTAGEVARELVGRLGLTRSRNAFALYEQRGAQERALAGGTLVADVLTSLAAEEAGLEDSPDSGWRLCLRLHGPLHPEGLSPDGHELPFLFEQAHALLLRGRPPPPDDTLRALAALRLQSLHRDFSPRAPLPRLDRLLPPSAPPREDSPRPVPRPAPSAALLAGAIWSPGLAKRQAERARRGGAGRTAGSPAREGGGGAGTAAAVLGGWKRLRGMGRAEAMAAYLALAAQCPGFGAARYDVLELSTEPGGGAPQKLCLGLGAKAMSFSRPGETEPIHSVSYGHVAACQLMGPHTLALRMGESQLLLQSPQVEEIMQLVNAYLANPSPERPCSSPSPPGQDLPGTSPRSQHPGLDEPQGQSGCLGQLQD; encoded by the exons ATGCCTCTCCCCGGGGGATTGTGGTGGCTCCTCTGCTGCCGTCGAGGCTTTACTCTTCTGCACCGGGACTACGGGGACGGCGAGCTTAGCGGGGACGGGGACGAGGACGAGGACGAGGAGACCTTTGAGCTACGGACCCCGAGTCCAGCGGGCGGCGGGAGG agccccctggacGTGACGCTGACGCAGCCTGTGAGGAGCGGGCCGGTCTCAGACAG gctgcagagctgggaggagacGCGGAGCCTCATCCCGGAGAAAGGGCCCCCAGAGGACGACCCGGACGTCGTCGTGAAAG GTTGGCTGTACCGCGAGCCCCGCGGAGGAGGGGCGCGGCCCTGGTTGCCTCCGCGCCGCGCCTGGTTCGTGCTCACCCGGGACTCCCTGGACCAGTTCAGCAGCAGCGGGAAGGGCGCGCGGCGCCTCGGGAGCCTCGTGCTCACCAGCCTGTGCTCCGTGACCGGCCCAGAGCGCAGGCCCAAGGAAACCG GGCTGTGGTCAGTGAccgtgtctggccggaagcacaGCGTTCGGCTCTGCTCCCCGCGCCAGGCCGAAGCAGAGCGCTGGGCGGTGGCGCTGCGCGAAGTGATCGCCTCCAAAGCGCCGCTGGAGACTCCCACCCAGCTGCTGCTCAGGGACATTCAG GAGAGTTGTGGGGACCCGGAGGCCGTGGCCCTTATTTACCGGCGGAACCCGATTCTGAGGCACACCAGCGGGGCTTTGTACGCCCCACTACTGCCCCTGCCCTATGGAGTCAGCGCGCCAG GTCCAGGCTATGCACCCTTGCGTGAGGAGGCGGTGCGGCTGTTCCTGGCGCTGCAGGCGCTGGAGGGGGCGCGGCGCCCCGGGCCCCTGATGCAGGGTGTGCTCCAGACCTGCCGGGACCTGCCCGCACTCCGCGACGAACTCTTCCTGCAGCTGGCTAAGCAGACCTCGGGCCCTGCGGGCCCCCCTGGACCCCCAGCTACCCAAGACCCCGCGGCCCTGCGGTACTGGCAGCTCCTCACTTGCATGAGCTGCACCTTCCGGCCTGGGGGAGCTGTACGGGGGCACCTCCTGGGTCATTTGGAGAG GACGGAGCAGGCGCTCCCGGACTCGGAACTGGCAGAATTCGCGCGCTTCATCCGGAAAGCGCTGGGCCGGACGCGCGGCCGGGAGCTGGTGCCGTCGCTGGCGGAGATTTCCGCGCTGAGCCGACGGCAGGAGCTGTTGTGCACCGTGCACTGTCCAGGGGCTGGTGCCTGCCCTGTGGCCATAGATTCCCACACCACGGCAGGGGAG GTTGCTCGGGAGCTGGTGGGGCGGCTGGGCTTGACCCGGAGCCGTAACGCGTTCGCACTGTACGAGCAGCGGGGGGCCCAGGAGCGAGCCCTGGCTGGGGGGACTCTCGTGGCCGACGTGCTCACCAG TCTGGCCGCTGAGGAAGCCGGGCTGGAGGACTCGCCAGACTCGGGTTGGAGACTGTGTCTGCGTCTTCACGGACCTCTGCACCCTGAGGGGCTGTCCCCAGACGGTCACGAACTGCCTTTCCTCTTTGAGCAG GCTCACGCTCTGCTGTTGCGCGGCCGGCCGCCCCCGCCCGACGACACGCTGCGCGCCCTGGCGGCGCTCCGCCTGCAGAGCCTGCACCGGGACTTCTCCCCGCGGGCGCCCTTGCCGCGCCTGGACCGCTTGCTGCCGCCCTCGGCTCCGCCGCGTGAAGACTCTCCCCGTCCGGTCCCCAGGCCTGCCCCCTCCGCCGCCCTGCTGGCCGGGGCAATCTGGAGCCCGGGCCTGGCCAAGAGGCAGGCCGAGCGGGCCCGGCGCGGTGGGGCCGGCCGCACGGCGGGAAGCCCTGCCCGCGAGGGAGGAGGTGGCGCCGGCACGGCGGCTGCTGTGCTGGGCGGCTGGAAGCGACTACGGGGCATGGGCCGAGCTGAGGCCATGGCTGCCTACCTGGCTCTGGCGGCGCAGTGTCCAGGGTTCGGCGCTGCTCGGTATGACGTTCTGGAGCTGAGCACG GAGCCTGGTGGGGGCGCTCCACAGAAGCTATGCCTGGGCCTGGGTGCCAAGGCCATGTCCTTCTCGCGACCGGGTGAGACAGAGCCCATCCACAGTGTCAGCTATGGCCATGTGGCCGCCTGCCAGCTAATGGGACCCCACACCCTGGCATTGAGGATGGGAGAGAGCCAGCTCCTCCTGCAGAGTCCCCAG GTGGAAGAGATTATGCAGCTGGTGAATGCCTACTTGGCCAACCCCTCCCCGGAGAGGCCCTGCAGCAGCCCTTCTCCTCCAGGCCAAGACCTGCCAGGCACCTCCCCTCGCAGCCAGCACCCGGGCCTGGACGAGCCCCAGGGACAGTCTGGCTGTTTAGGGCAGCTGCAGGACTGA
- the CCR10 gene encoding C-C chemokine receptor type 10, producing the protein MGTEPAEQVSWGPYSGDDEEAYSAEPLPELCYKADVQAFSRAFQPSVSLTVAALGLAGNGLVLATHLAARRATRSPTSAHLLQLALADLLLALTLPFAAAGALQGWSLGSVTCRAISGLYSASFHAGFLFLACISADRYVAIARALPAGPRPSTPGRAHLVSVMVWLLSLLLALPALLFSQDGQREGQRRCRLVFPEGLTQTVKGASAVAQVVLGFALPLSVMAACYALLGRTLLAARGPERRRALRVVVALVAAFVVLQLPYSLALLLDTADLLAARERSCPASKRKDLALLVTGGLALARCGLNPVLYAFLGLRFRQDLRRLLRGGGCSPGPHPRGRCPRRPRLSSCSAPTETHSVSFWDN; encoded by the exons ATGGGGACCGAACCCGCAGAGCAG gtctcctgggGACCCTACTCTGGGGATGATGAGGAGGCATACTCGGCTGAACCGTTGCCAGAACTCTGCTACAAGGCGGATGTCCAGGCCTTCAGTCGGGCCTTCCAACCCAGTGTCTCCCTGACGGTGGCTGCGCTGGGTCTGGCTGGCAATGGCTTGGTCCTAGCCACCCACCTGGCAGCCCGACGCGCTACCCGCTCGCCCACCTCTGCCCACTTGCTCCAGCTGGCCCTGGCCGACCTTCTGCTGGCCTTGACCCTGCCCTTTGCCGCAGCCGGGGCTCTGCAGGGCTGGAGTCTGGGAAGTGTCACCTGCCGTgccatctctggcctctactcgGCCTCCTTCCACGCCGGTTTCCTCTTCCTGGCCTGTATCAGCGCTGACCGCTACGTGGCCATCGCGCGGGCCCTCCCAGCTGGACCGAGGCCCTCCACACCCGGCCGGGCACACTTGGTCTCAGTCATGGTGTGGCTGCTGTCGCTGCTCCTGGCGCTGCCTGCTCTCCTTTTCAGCCAGGACGGGCAGAGGGAAGGCCAGCGGCGCTGCCGACTCGTTTTCCCCGAGGGCCTCACACAGACGGTGAAGGGGGCGAGCGCCGTGGCGCAGGTGGTCCTGGGCTTCGCGCTGCCGCTGAGCGTCATGGCAGCCTGCTATGCCCTCCTGGGCCGCACGCTGCTGGCCGCCAGGGGGCCTGAGCGCCGGCGAGCGCTGCGCGTCGTGGTGGCCCTGGTGGCGGCCTTCGTAGTGCTGCAGCTGCCTTACAGTCTCGCCCTGCTGTTAGATACGGCCGACCTACTGGCTGCCCGGGAGCGGAGCTGCCCTGCCAGCAAGCGCAAGGATCTGGCACTGCTGGTGACCGGGGGCTTGGCCCTCGCCCGCTGCGGCCTCAACCCGGTGCTCTACGCCTTTCTGGGCCTGCGCTTCCGCCAGGACCTGCGGAGGTTGCtacggggtgggggctgcagccCAGGGCCTCACCCCCGCGGCCGCTGCCCCCGTCGGCCCCGCCTTTCTTCCTGCTCGGCTCCCACTGAGACCCACAGCGTCTCCTTCTGGGACAACTAG